A region from the Desulfonatronum thioautotrophicum genome encodes:
- a CDS encoding OmpA family protein has translation MTIHNLFGKKRSNDEGFHWLSVGDLMAGLMMIFLFIAITYMRMVVIERDRVMEVIVAWDNTQEALYESLYEEFKNDLEKWNAEIEKETLSVRFREPDVLFQQGQSDLQETFQLILQDFFPRYIRELDKFSSCDPSPDGKPRGCVEEVRIEGHTSSEWSISVSQEEAYFLNMALSQGRTRSVLQYCLSLDNLDIFEWLHSRISAVGFSSSRPIFDNYGNEDKKLSRRVEFRVRTTVERELMRIIKD, from the coding sequence ATGACCATTCACAATCTATTTGGAAAAAAGCGTAGCAACGATGAAGGCTTTCATTGGCTTTCAGTTGGCGATTTGATGGCTGGCTTAATGATGATTTTTTTGTTTATCGCAATTACCTATATGCGTATGGTTGTAATAGAAAGAGATCGTGTTATGGAGGTTATTGTTGCTTGGGATAATACCCAAGAAGCGTTATATGAATCTTTATATGAAGAATTTAAAAATGATTTAGAAAAGTGGAACGCTGAAATAGAAAAAGAAACATTATCTGTCAGATTTCGTGAGCCAGATGTATTATTCCAACAAGGACAATCTGATCTTCAGGAAACATTTCAATTAATTCTTCAAGATTTTTTCCCACGCTACATCAGAGAACTTGACAAATTTTCAAGCTGTGATCCTAGCCCTGATGGAAAACCTCGTGGATGTGTAGAAGAAGTGCGCATTGAAGGCCATACATCAAGCGAGTGGAGCATTTCTGTAAGTCAAGAAGAAGCATATTTTTTGAATATGGCACTATCTCAGGGAAGAACAAGAAGTGTTCTTCAGTATTGCCTTTCTTTAGATAACCTTGACATTTTTGAATGGCTGCATAGCAGAATTTCAGCTGTTGGCTTTTCTTCATCTCGTCCAATATTCGACAATTATGGAAATGAAGATAAAAAATTATCACGACGAGTTGAATTTCGCGTAAGGACGACAGTCGAGAGAGAATTGATGAGAATTATTAAGGACTAA
- a CDS encoding DEAD/DEAH box helicase, which translates to MIPSILSFQLEQGVKDFLRTSFAITTPYFHGMLDRFLDGPGNLFKGPYLSLGLPYRQGKGDRDFFPDIPLEYPPYLHQEQAFLRLSDPNYLLTIVASGTGSGKTECFQYPILGHCYQHRGEHGIKAVIIYPMNALATDQAKRFAEIIWKNPKLRGKLRVGLYVGQSEKAPTTHMTQEKVITNKETLRLHPPDILLTNYKMLDYLLIRPQDATLWAQNGPETLKYIVVDEFHTFDGAQGTDLACLLRRLKARLKSPKGHVCCVGTSATLGGPDSVQELTDYAGQVFDEPVGGDAIIGESKISAGEFLEDSLISRTEIVPADQVDQMQPVSFPNHADFLRRQMILWFSEDFRGEQDLPDPDWRIRLGRELKEHLFFQNLLKVMKGRVLPYAEIIPALERVTPSLATGDEVYKAALLHSILALASEARIPPDQMDPIHQSGQVTSEGGHAKKSRPFLQVRHQLWLRELRRMVASVDDPRLTYADDLNDQQLARHLPVLHCRECGSMGWGGLKRSHENQVVADLQRFYTEFFKSKPTKIIRVFPIANSPGANIPGKQEVDDQDKAFLRVFCPQCFVLGVDARRTECSACGAKDVVAVLVPDSTQQDGSHQDCPFCAAHRSLTLLGYQAASLTSVLISQLFASDFNDDKKLLTFSDNVQDAAHRAGFFAARTFRFTLRTAIQQYAQAKGEELDLEAFREGFTKYWNAKLDQERHVAMFIAPNMTWLRDYEAMTGQGRLPKGSRLPRDVNKRLSWEVLSEYTFSARIGRTLERTGSSIAHVDLERLAATTEQLALVLRNEIGDLRQVPSRQVTLFCLGLIMHLRCKGAILDPMLDAYIQDWGNVFLLSQRHIAWMPSFGPKTRAPAFLTTKKQVQRFDHLLGGQGKAKTWYEIWAMKCFGPWSPLLPSLLEAVLDQTLKTLCTTGILEERHQNHHRIWGLRPEALRVGLRVVQCRCNQCGHVVAITNQEQEFWDDAPCMRRTCSGRYAPRPAQTDYYATLYAGGDIERLYASEHTGMLQRDEREELEARFKAEAKDRKPWFPNLLSCTPTLEMGINIGSLSSTIQCSVPPSQANYLQRIGRAGRRDGNALNVTIAGAQPHDLYFYTAPQEMISGNVTSPGVFLDASAVLERQFTAFCFDRWVETGIAEAAIPAKIHKAVSAVESTKQSGFPYTLLNFIESRRSSLLEGFFTLFGTRLSPETRALVERFAEGDADQEGSLQHKILEGLFGLSRERKSLSSRIKRLGALIRKMKASPAKDKLFTTELENLEREKSALSALLRNINDKNTYNFFTDEGLLPNYAFPEAGIILQSIIWRKREQAGNGERKYETLVFEYERAARSGIQELAPANSFYAGGRRVQVDQIDLNVSEIEPWRLCANCSHAALADSAQVEPTCPRCGSPQWADQGRIRRMVRMRQVFATTPDRNSRISDDADVREPQFYNKQMLADCADQDITRAFRLDDDELPFGFEFLSKAVFRDINFGLRDSDGELVTIAGEELPRRGFVLCRHCGKIQTKNKKGEQKIEHALTCSARDKQAETVLAECVYLYREFSSEAVKLLLPLTSFSESSDKLHSFVAALHLGLQQHFRGNIDHLQTTVHSEPLPDSHLRKQYLVLYDTIPGGTGYLKELMRPETMIRLLELALETLTRCPCNQDENKDGCYACIFAYRNSRTMSQTSRTLAVEMLRELVLRKERLVPIDTLRNVPIKGLLESELEALFVEALKRGRKKGLSTALKKEVVNGKPGYFYTIDGQAYLIEPQVELGPAWGVAVHSRADFLIRPARERTDIKPIAVFTDGYAYHKDRVGLDLTQRMAIVHSGRFHVWSLTWKDVRDQIKSQGEYWNNSLGPGSMSGGTDYVNLLRKLGVEMLSEVWKKGSFDMLLEYLRHGRQTSFARLGFVEALLCLHLPTASNPDKIRAARDLARSFFPPDMLDDVLPPETEFASAKEGPQPPGHSCALHLFTATTSHAVRAEDPAGMHLACVLSDDQECPAFELYWTSFLRLYNLYQFLPYAMFMTASGLRDGLIDQLNWPGCVDRRWSAHGGAPHEFSLEGNKDRGLPAPAGVPTSRDADEGLETIWRDLQALTDAELHPLLESIHSQGISPPEAGYELANLEGEILACAELAWPDMRIAVLRPEEWDHAKAFEQQGWRVLALSDVLANHDLLLVKTVKEPS; encoded by the coding sequence ATGATTCCCTCCATCCTCTCCTTCCAGCTCGAACAAGGCGTCAAGGACTTCCTGCGCACATCCTTTGCCATCACCACTCCGTATTTCCACGGGATGCTGGACAGGTTTCTGGATGGTCCGGGCAATCTGTTCAAGGGGCCGTATCTGTCCCTTGGCCTGCCCTACCGCCAAGGCAAGGGCGACCGCGATTTCTTTCCGGACATTCCGCTGGAGTATCCTCCGTACCTGCATCAGGAGCAGGCCTTTTTGCGCCTGAGTGATCCGAACTACCTGTTGACCATCGTGGCCTCGGGCACGGGGTCCGGGAAGACCGAGTGTTTCCAGTACCCCATCCTGGGCCACTGCTACCAACATCGCGGCGAGCACGGCATCAAGGCGGTCATCATCTACCCCATGAACGCCCTGGCCACGGACCAGGCCAAGCGTTTTGCCGAGATCATCTGGAAGAATCCCAAGTTGCGGGGCAAACTGCGGGTCGGGCTGTACGTGGGGCAGAGCGAAAAGGCCCCCACCACGCACATGACCCAGGAGAAGGTGATCACCAACAAGGAAACCCTGCGCCTGCATCCGCCGGACATCCTGCTGACCAACTACAAGATGCTCGACTACCTGCTGATTCGTCCGCAGGACGCCACCCTCTGGGCGCAGAACGGCCCGGAGACGCTCAAATACATCGTGGTGGACGAGTTCCACACGTTTGACGGAGCCCAGGGCACGGACCTGGCCTGTCTGCTGCGGCGACTCAAGGCCCGCTTGAAATCGCCCAAGGGTCATGTCTGCTGCGTGGGCACCTCGGCCACCCTGGGCGGTCCGGACAGTGTCCAGGAACTGACGGACTATGCCGGGCAGGTCTTTGATGAGCCGGTGGGAGGGGACGCCATCATCGGGGAATCCAAGATTTCGGCGGGAGAATTTCTGGAAGACAGCCTGATTTCCCGCACGGAGATCGTTCCCGCCGATCAGGTGGACCAAATGCAGCCGGTCAGCTTTCCGAACCATGCCGACTTTCTGCGCCGCCAGATGATCCTCTGGTTCAGTGAGGATTTTCGCGGCGAGCAGGACCTGCCTGATCCGGATTGGAGGATACGGCTGGGCCGGGAACTCAAGGAGCACCTGTTCTTTCAGAACCTGCTCAAAGTGATGAAAGGCAGGGTGCTGCCCTACGCGGAAATCATTCCCGCCCTGGAACGGGTTACCCCATCGCTGGCCACTGGGGATGAAGTCTACAAGGCCGCCCTGCTGCACAGCATCCTGGCTTTGGCCTCGGAAGCCCGCATCCCGCCTGACCAGATGGACCCGATCCACCAGTCGGGCCAAGTCACGTCCGAGGGAGGTCACGCGAAGAAATCCAGACCTTTCTTGCAGGTCCGCCACCAGCTCTGGCTACGGGAGTTGCGCCGGATGGTGGCCTCGGTGGATGATCCCAGGTTGACATACGCGGACGACCTGAACGACCAGCAACTTGCCCGCCACTTGCCGGTTCTGCATTGCCGGGAATGCGGCAGCATGGGCTGGGGGGGGCTGAAGCGCAGCCACGAAAATCAGGTCGTCGCGGACTTGCAGCGGTTCTACACCGAATTTTTCAAATCCAAACCAACCAAAATCATACGCGTTTTTCCAATAGCTAACAGTCCGGGCGCAAACATTCCAGGCAAACAGGAAGTGGATGATCAGGACAAGGCTTTTTTGCGCGTTTTTTGTCCGCAATGCTTTGTTCTGGGTGTGGATGCCAGGCGTACGGAATGCTCGGCCTGCGGCGCGAAAGATGTCGTCGCCGTGCTGGTGCCTGATAGTACGCAGCAGGACGGTTCTCACCAGGACTGCCCCTTTTGCGCGGCCCACAGAAGCTTGACCCTGCTGGGCTATCAGGCGGCCAGCCTGACCAGCGTGCTCATTTCGCAGCTCTTTGCCTCGGATTTCAACGACGATAAAAAGCTGCTCACCTTCTCGGACAATGTTCAGGATGCCGCGCACCGGGCCGGTTTTTTCGCCGCCCGAACTTTTCGCTTCACGTTGCGCACGGCCATCCAGCAATATGCCCAAGCCAAGGGGGAGGAACTGGACCTGGAAGCGTTCCGTGAGGGATTCACCAAGTATTGGAACGCCAAGCTGGATCAGGAACGCCATGTGGCCATGTTCATCGCCCCGAACATGACCTGGCTCCGGGACTACGAGGCCATGACCGGGCAGGGCCGCCTGCCCAAGGGCTCGCGGTTGCCCCGAGACGTGAACAAGCGGCTGAGCTGGGAAGTGCTCTCGGAATACACCTTCAGCGCCCGAATTGGCCGCACCCTGGAGCGAACCGGCAGTTCCATCGCCCATGTGGACCTGGAACGGCTGGCCGCGACCACGGAACAACTTGCCCTGGTGCTACGTAACGAAATCGGCGACCTGCGTCAGGTGCCGTCGCGACAAGTGACCCTGTTCTGTCTGGGACTGATCATGCATTTGCGCTGCAAGGGCGCGATTCTCGACCCGATGCTGGACGCCTATATCCAGGACTGGGGCAATGTTTTTCTGCTCAGTCAGCGGCATATCGCCTGGATGCCCTCGTTTGGCCCCAAGACCAGAGCCCCCGCTTTTTTGACAACCAAAAAACAGGTCCAGCGTTTTGATCATCTGTTGGGCGGCCAGGGCAAAGCCAAGACCTGGTACGAAATCTGGGCCATGAAGTGCTTTGGCCCATGGAGCCCTCTGCTGCCCTCGCTGCTGGAGGCCGTCCTGGATCAGACGTTAAAAACCCTCTGTACCACGGGCATTCTGGAAGAACGTCACCAGAATCATCATCGGATCTGGGGGTTGCGGCCCGAGGCGTTGCGCGTGGGGCTGCGTGTGGTGCAGTGCCGCTGCAATCAATGCGGGCACGTGGTGGCCATTACCAACCAGGAGCAGGAATTTTGGGATGACGCACCGTGCATGCGGCGGACCTGCTCGGGCCGCTATGCGCCCAGGCCCGCGCAAACCGACTATTATGCCACGCTGTATGCAGGCGGCGACATCGAGCGTCTCTATGCCTCCGAACACACGGGGATGTTGCAGCGTGACGAGCGCGAGGAGCTGGAGGCCCGGTTCAAGGCCGAAGCCAAGGACCGCAAGCCCTGGTTTCCGAACCTGCTGTCCTGCACGCCGACCCTGGAGATGGGCATCAATATCGGCTCGCTGTCTTCCACCATTCAATGTTCCGTGCCGCCGTCCCAGGCAAATTATCTCCAGCGCATTGGTCGGGCCGGTCGGCGTGACGGCAACGCCCTGAACGTGACCATTGCCGGAGCCCAGCCCCACGACCTGTATTTTTATACCGCGCCCCAGGAGATGATCAGCGGCAATGTCACCTCGCCTGGGGTGTTCCTGGATGCCTCGGCAGTGCTGGAGCGCCAGTTCACGGCCTTTTGTTTTGACCGCTGGGTGGAGACCGGCATAGCCGAAGCCGCGATACCGGCCAAAATCCACAAGGCCGTCAGTGCGGTGGAAAGCACGAAGCAATCAGGGTTCCCCTACACACTGCTGAACTTCATCGAGTCCCGGCGCTCCTCGCTGCTGGAGGGCTTTTTCACCTTGTTCGGAACCAGACTGTCACCGGAAACCCGCGCATTGGTCGAACGCTTTGCCGAGGGCGACGCGGACCAGGAAGGAAGCTTGCAGCACAAGATTCTCGAAGGGTTGTTCGGTCTGTCCAGGGAGCGCAAGTCTCTTTCATCCAGAATCAAACGACTTGGAGCATTGATCCGGAAGATGAAGGCCAGTCCGGCCAAGGACAAGCTCTTCACCACGGAGCTGGAAAATCTGGAACGGGAAAAGTCCGCGCTCAGCGCCCTGCTGCGCAACATCAACGATAAGAACACCTACAACTTCTTCACCGACGAGGGCTTGCTTCCCAACTACGCTTTTCCCGAGGCGGGAATCATCCTTCAATCCATCATCTGGCGGAAACGGGAACAGGCTGGAAACGGAGAGCGAAAATACGAGACCCTGGTCTTCGAATACGAGCGGGCGGCCCGGTCCGGTATCCAGGAGCTGGCCCCGGCCAACAGCTTTTATGCCGGAGGGCGGCGTGTCCAGGTGGACCAGATCGATTTGAACGTCTCGGAAATCGAGCCCTGGCGCTTGTGCGCCAACTGCTCGCATGCAGCCCTGGCGGACTCGGCCCAGGTGGAACCGACGTGCCCGCGTTGCGGAAGCCCCCAATGGGCGGATCAGGGCCGGATTCGGCGCATGGTGCGCATGCGTCAGGTTTTTGCCACCACCCCGGACCGCAACAGCCGGATCAGCGATGATGCCGATGTGCGTGAGCCGCAGTTCTACAACAAGCAGATGCTGGCGGACTGTGCTGACCAGGATATCACCAGGGCGTTTCGCCTGGATGACGATGAGCTGCCCTTTGGCTTTGAATTTCTGTCCAAGGCCGTGTTCCGGGATATCAATTTCGGGCTCAGGGACAGTGACGGCGAACTGGTGACCATTGCCGGAGAGGAACTGCCCCGCCGTGGTTTTGTGCTTTGCCGCCACTGCGGAAAAATCCAGACCAAAAACAAGAAAGGGGAACAGAAGATCGAGCATGCCCTGACCTGTTCGGCCAGGGACAAACAGGCTGAGACGGTTCTGGCCGAATGCGTGTATCTCTACCGGGAGTTTTCCTCCGAGGCCGTGAAACTCCTTCTCCCGCTCACCTCGTTCTCTGAATCTTCGGACAAACTCCATTCCTTCGTGGCCGCGCTGCACCTGGGACTGCAACAGCACTTTCGAGGCAACATCGACCACCTTCAGACCACGGTCCACTCCGAGCCGCTTCCGGATTCCCATCTGCGCAAGCAGTACCTCGTGCTCTACGACACCATCCCCGGCGGAACGGGTTACCTCAAGGAACTGATGCGACCGGAAACCATGATCCGGCTACTGGAACTGGCCCTGGAAACCCTCACTCGCTGCCCCTGCAACCAGGATGAAAACAAGGACGGCTGTTATGCCTGCATTTTCGCCTACCGCAACAGCCGGACCATGTCCCAGACCTCCCGCACCCTGGCCGTGGAGATGCTCAGGGAACTCGTCCTACGCAAGGAACGGCTCGTCCCCATCGACACCCTGCGCAACGTGCCCATCAAGGGCCTTTTGGAGAGCGAGCTGGAAGCGTTATTCGTGGAAGCCCTGAAACGGGGCCGCAAAAAAGGATTGTCCACAGCGCTCAAAAAGGAGGTCGTCAACGGCAAGCCGGGATATTTCTACACCATCGACGGCCAGGCCTACCTCATCGAACCCCAGGTTGAGCTTGGTCCGGCCTGGGGCGTGGCCGTGCACAGCCGGGCCGACTTCTTGATCCGTCCGGCCAGAGAACGCACTGACATCAAGCCCATCGCCGTGTTCACGGACGGCTATGCCTACCACAAGGACCGTGTTGGTCTGGATTTGACCCAGCGCATGGCCATTGTCCACAGCGGCAGGTTTCATGTCTGGTCCCTGACCTGGAAAGACGTGCGGGACCAGATCAAATCCCAGGGGGAGTACTGGAACAACTCCCTTGGGCCAGGGAGCATGTCCGGGGGCACCGACTATGTGAATTTGCTGCGCAAGCTGGGTGTCGAAATGCTGAGCGAAGTCTGGAAAAAAGGCAGTTTCGACATGCTGCTGGAGTATTTGCGCCATGGCAGGCAAACCTCCTTTGCCCGGCTTGGCTTTGTCGAGGCCCTGCTCTGCCTGCATCTACCCACCGCCTCGAACCCAGACAAAATTCGCGCTGCTCGCGACCTGGCCCGGTCGTTTTTTCCGCCGGACATGCTGGATGACGTTCTGCCGCCGGAAACGGAGTTTGCCAGTGCGAAGGAAGGCCCTCAGCCTCCGGGCCATTCCTGCGCCCTGCACCTGTTCACAGCCACAACGTCTCACGCCGTCCGCGCCGAGGACCCAGCCGGGATGCACCTGGCCTGTGTCTTGAGCGACGATCAGGAGTGCCCCGCTTTCGAGTTGTACTGGACGAGCTTCCTGCGCCTGTACAACCTCTACCAGTTTTTGCCCTACGCCATGTTCATGACTGCCAGCGGGCTTCGCGACGGCCTGATTGATCAACTCAATTGGCCAGGATGCGTGGATCGCAGGTGGTCGGCGCACGGTGGCGCTCCTCACGAGTTCAGTCTGGAAGGTAACAAGGACCGTGGACTGCCTGCTCCAGCAGGTGTTCCAACGTCACGAGACGCGGACGAGGGGCTTGAGACGATTTGGCGTGATCTTCAAGCGCTCACGGATGCGGAGCTGCACCCTCTCCTGGAAAGCATCCACTCCCAGGGAATTTCTCCGCCGGAAGCGGGATACGAACTGGCCAACCTGGAAGGCGAAATTCTGGCCTGCGCCGAACTGGCCTGGCCGGATATGCGCATTGCCGTCCTACGCCCGGAAGAATGGGACCATGCCAAGGCATTTGAGCAGCAGGGGTGGCGGGTCTTGGCACTCAGCGACGTCCTGGCCAACCATGATCTCCTGCTCGTCAAAACCGTTAAGGAACCGTCATGA
- a CDS encoding HNH endonuclease: MPIIVNYSILMNTVKSIGAKFIEVPLKAQSLDPLEEIRIKIIEGIEIDISDVDINEGALLNYKGLHVILYIKDHRKYLDKTINGTSSYRFHISDCDKIQEMKSNQRLERYVVTQNTSGQFKVTGTINGRQKEVVAEIKVCKLCLKKINYKGYATKDMYLKNQIFDNFKILDFFSMYSSYFSELPLSTDNTKFAGYGPQWNEISYDFKNKIGWTCQKCNVNLSSVENRYLLHVHHINGNTSDNNPNNLISLCKDCHSKQFQHDHMFVKRSERRIINHLRNIQSTKNFNVISGTNINDWKSLEMIVDPALHNLLDLVKRHVKPKSFPVAGFELLKNNEVISEPVELAWVKEKIALMLKKDNDTVSAFTREGWSIFTPSEAMSQWFNS, translated from the coding sequence ATGCCAATTATTGTAAATTATTCTATTTTAATGAATACCGTAAAAAGTATTGGTGCAAAATTTATTGAAGTTCCATTAAAAGCACAGTCTTTAGATCCACTTGAAGAGATTCGAATTAAAATTATTGAAGGAATAGAAATTGATATATCGGATGTCGATATTAACGAAGGTGCTTTGCTTAATTATAAAGGTCTCCATGTAATATTATATATAAAAGACCACAGAAAATATCTAGATAAAACAATTAACGGAACATCTAGCTATAGGTTTCACATATCAGATTGCGACAAGATCCAAGAAATGAAATCTAATCAAAGACTTGAACGATATGTTGTGACACAAAACACATCTGGACAATTTAAAGTCACCGGAACAATAAATGGAAGGCAAAAAGAAGTTGTAGCAGAAATAAAAGTCTGTAAGCTATGTTTAAAAAAAATTAATTATAAAGGTTACGCGACAAAGGATATGTATCTGAAGAATCAGATTTTTGACAATTTTAAAATTCTTGATTTTTTTTCAATGTATAGTTCATACTTTTCAGAGTTACCTTTGTCGACAGATAATACAAAATTCGCTGGATATGGTCCGCAATGGAATGAAATTTCATATGATTTTAAAAATAAAATTGGCTGGACATGTCAAAAATGCAATGTAAACTTATCATCAGTTGAAAATCGCTATCTATTACACGTGCATCACATTAATGGAAACACTAGTGACAATAACCCTAATAACTTAATTTCTTTATGCAAGGATTGCCATTCAAAACAATTTCAACATGATCATATGTTCGTAAAAAGAAGCGAAAGGCGAATTATTAATCACTTGAGAAATATTCAATCAACAAAAAATTTTAATGTCATTAGTGGAACTAATATTAATGATTGGAAATCATTAGAAATGATTGTCGATCCTGCCCTTCATAATTTACTTGACTTAGTAAAAAGACACGTCAAGCCAAAAAGCTTCCCAGTAGCTGGTTTTGAGCTTTTAAAAAATAATGAAGTTATTTCTGAACCTGTTGAACTTGCATGGGTAAAAGAAAAAATTGCTTTAATGCTAAAAAAAGACAATGATACTGTTTCTGCATTCACAAGAGAAGGTTGGTCAATTTTTACCCCATCAGAAGCAATGTCACAATGGTTTAATTCATAG
- a CDS encoding UvrD-helicase domain-containing protein, translated as MTPQNVKVALSNDLLTSITRISGSKQAKVINFIQKFQANPNSPGINYEKIHVASDPNFRSVRIDDAYRGIIFKPDTGNVYVLLWVDLHDDAYAWAKKKKCTVNPETGSLQIYETEFFGEQKEVASDTIPGLFDTIHDRHLKRFGVPDDLLPHVRKLKTPDDLEAVAAKLPQEAYEALFFLADGFSIEDVYNELLTEEKPATQSTPVDQEDFASALDNPDSKRRFFIVDDDEELMAMLQAPLEKWRVFLHPKQRSLVERNWNGPVRVLGGAGTGKTVAAMHRAKWLAEQIFNLPGAKILMTTFTKNLAADIQANLRKICPDDTLKRIEVSNLDRWVVNFLRKNGYEFDIAYDTRTDSLWAQALTHAPGEPALETTFFREEWENVIQPQGITTQQEYLKASRVGRGVRLNRKDRLNVWPVFEEYRILLHENGLKEPEDAMRDARMLLQERPESMVFKSLIVDEAQDMGAQAFLLIRKMVPEGPNDLFIVGDAHQRIYRRKVVLGRCGINIVGRGKKLRINYRTTDETRAWAEKLLKGLPIDDLDGAQDENRGYKSLFHGVQPEVRFSDSFQEELNTIMAHIQKIEAQGETSSSICLVARTNNLLDQYQHELHHRQRKTYKILRSAPEDRRQDGIRLATMHRVKGLEFDHMIIAGVNANTVPLMGGHAQTSDTVIAREYETMERALLYVAATRARKSLLVTCFGKPSSFLVS; from the coding sequence ATGACACCACAAAACGTGAAGGTCGCCCTGTCCAATGACCTGTTAACGTCCATAACCCGGATTTCGGGTTCAAAACAGGCCAAGGTAATCAACTTTATTCAAAAGTTTCAGGCCAATCCCAATTCGCCGGGCATCAATTACGAAAAGATTCACGTAGCCAGCGACCCGAACTTCCGCTCCGTGCGCATTGATGACGCGTACCGAGGCATCATCTTCAAGCCGGACACCGGAAACGTCTATGTCCTTTTGTGGGTGGACCTGCACGATGATGCCTATGCATGGGCCAAAAAGAAAAAATGCACCGTCAACCCGGAAACCGGGAGTCTGCAAATCTATGAGACGGAATTTTTTGGGGAGCAAAAAGAGGTTGCTTCAGACACGATTCCGGGCTTGTTTGACACCATCCACGACCGTCATTTGAAACGCTTCGGAGTGCCCGACGACCTTCTCCCGCACGTTCGCAAATTGAAAACCCCGGATGATCTGGAAGCAGTTGCCGCCAAGTTGCCCCAGGAAGCCTATGAGGCGCTCTTTTTTCTTGCTGACGGATTCAGCATTGAAGATGTGTACAATGAGTTGCTGACCGAGGAAAAGCCCGCAACGCAGTCGACGCCCGTGGATCAGGAAGACTTTGCCTCGGCTTTGGACAATCCGGACTCCAAGCGCAGATTTTTTATCGTGGACGACGACGAAGAATTGATGGCCATGCTTCAGGCCCCTCTGGAAAAATGGCGGGTCTTTCTGCACCCGAAACAACGCAGTCTGGTTGAGCGAAACTGGAACGGGCCGGTACGAGTGCTCGGTGGAGCCGGAACGGGCAAAACCGTGGCAGCCATGCACCGGGCAAAGTGGTTGGCGGAACAGATTTTCAATCTGCCTGGAGCCAAAATCCTGATGACCACGTTCACCAAGAATCTGGCGGCGGACATTCAGGCCAATCTGCGGAAGATCTGTCCGGATGACACATTGAAACGAATCGAAGTCTCCAATCTGGACCGGTGGGTCGTCAATTTTCTGCGCAAAAACGGCTACGAATTCGATATCGCCTATGACACCCGAACCGACTCCCTTTGGGCGCAAGCCCTGACCCATGCCCCCGGCGAACCAGCCCTGGAAACGACGTTTTTCCGGGAGGAGTGGGAAAACGTCATCCAGCCTCAGGGCATTACCACCCAGCAGGAATATCTCAAGGCGTCACGAGTTGGACGAGGGGTCCGGCTCAACCGCAAGGACCGGCTGAACGTCTGGCCCGTATTCGAGGAATACCGCATCCTGCTCCATGAAAACGGACTCAAAGAGCCGGAAGATGCCATGCGGGACGCACGAATGCTGCTGCAAGAGCGTCCCGAAAGCATGGTCTTCAAATCCCTCATCGTGGACGAAGCCCAGGACATGGGAGCCCAGGCCTTCCTCTTGATCCGGAAAATGGTGCCGGAAGGGCCAAATGACCTCTTCATCGTAGGCGACGCGCATCAGCGCATCTACCGCCGCAAAGTCGTGCTCGGGCGATGCGGCATCAATATCGTCGGTCGCGGCAAAAAACTGCGCATCAATTACCGCACCACCGACGAAACACGGGCCTGGGCCGAAAAATTGCTCAAAGGCCTGCCCATTGATGACCTGGACGGTGCCCAGGATGAAAACAGGGGGTACAAGTCGCTGTTTCACGGAGTCCAGCCCGAAGTCCGGTTTAGCGACTCCTTCCAGGAAGAACTGAATACCATCATGGCGCATATCCAGAAAATCGAAGCCCAGGGTGAAACATCCAGCAGCATTTGTCTCGTTGCCAGAACGAACAACCTGCTGGATCAATATCAACACGAACTGCACCATCGCCAGCGCAAGACCTATAAAATCCTGCGCAGCGCACCGGAAGACCGCCGCCAGGATGGAATCCGTCTGGCCACGATGCACCGGGTCAAGGGCCTGGAATTCGATCACATGATCATCGCCGGAGTGAATGCAAACACCGTCCCATTGATGGGGGGCCATGCCCAGACCAGCGACACGGTCATTGCCAGGGAATACGAGACCATGGAACGCGCCCTGCTGTACGTGGCCGCTACTCGTGCCAGAAAATCCCTGCTGGTAACGTGCTTCGGGAAGCCGTCGTCGTTTTTGGTTAGTTAA